A region from the Canis lupus dingo isolate Sandy chromosome 9, ASM325472v2, whole genome shotgun sequence genome encodes:
- the SNX11 gene encoding sorting nexin-11 isoform X6 — MGWSRPGSFVGSTYWLKSVFISRCFLPMGFWFRMLENQEQEEYLGGSDELNGRRRISIVKPFLGNEEVITVRVQDPRVQNEGSWNSYVDYKIFLHTNSKAFTAKTSCVRRRYREFVWLRKQLQRNAGLVPVPELPGKSTFFGSSDEFIEKRRQGLQHFLEKVLQSVVLLSDSQLHLFLQSQLSVPEIEACVQGRSPMTVSDAILHYAMSNCGWVQEERQGSSHLAKGDQPKSCCFLPRSGRRSSPSPPPREEKDHFENSLRNCC; from the exons ATGGGTTG GAGCCGGCCTGGATCATTTGTTGGCAGTACATATTGGCTGAAGTCAGTTTTCATTTCAAG ATGTTTTCTTCCAATGGGCTTTTGGTTTAGGATGTTGGAAAACCAAGAGCAGGAG GAATACCTTGGGGGTTCTGATGAGCTCAACGGCAGAAGAAGGATATCCATAGTAAAGCCATTCCTGGGAAATGAG GAGGTGATCACCGTGCGTGTTCAGGACCCCCGAGTGCAGAATGAGGGCTCCTGGAATTCTTATGTGGATTATAAGATCTTTCTCCAC ACCAACAGCAAAGCCTTTACTGCCAAGACATCTTGTGTGCGTCGCCGATATCGTGAGTTCGTGTGGCTGAGAAAGCAGCTGCAGAGAAATGCTGGTTTAGT GCCTGTACCTGAACTTCCTGGGAAGTCTACCTTCTTTGGCAGCTCGGATGAGTTCATTGAGAAGCGGAGACAAGGTCTGCAGCATTTCCTGGAAAA GGTACTGCAGAGTGTGGTCCTCCTATCGGACAGCCAGTTACACCTCTTCCTGCAAAGCCAGCTCTCCGTGCCTGAGATCGAAGCCTGCGTCCAGGGCCGAAGTCCCATGACCGTCTCCGATGCCATCCTTCACTACGCTATGTCAAACTGTGGCTGGGTccaggaagagaggcagggcTCTTCTCATCTGGCTAAGGGGGACCAGCCCAAGAG TTGCTGCTTCCTTCCAAGATCGGGCAGGAGGAGCTCCCCCTCACCACCTCCCAGGGAAGAGAAGGACCATTTTGAG
- the SNX11 gene encoding sorting nexin-11 isoform X1, with product MGWSRPGSFVGSTYWLKSVFISRCFLPMGFWFRMLENQEQEEYLGGSDELNGRRRISIVKPFLGNEEVITVRVQDPRVQNEGSWNSYVDYKIFLHTNSKAFTAKTSCVRRRYREFVWLRKQLQRNAGLVPVPELPGKSTFFGSSDEFIEKRRQGLQHFLEKVLQSVVLLSDSQLHLFLQSQLSVPEIEACVQGRSPMTVSDAILHYAMSNCGWVQEERQGSSHLAKGDQPKSCCFLPRSGRRSSPSPPPREEKDHFEVWAPVVDSAAPSLESTPLPSAPSPSGCDFARPEEGASAPQPVRRAVGGDPAVPLDPGQLETVLEKGALV from the exons ATGGGTTG GAGCCGGCCTGGATCATTTGTTGGCAGTACATATTGGCTGAAGTCAGTTTTCATTTCAAG ATGTTTTCTTCCAATGGGCTTTTGGTTTAGGATGTTGGAAAACCAAGAGCAGGAG GAATACCTTGGGGGTTCTGATGAGCTCAACGGCAGAAGAAGGATATCCATAGTAAAGCCATTCCTGGGAAATGAG GAGGTGATCACCGTGCGTGTTCAGGACCCCCGAGTGCAGAATGAGGGCTCCTGGAATTCTTATGTGGATTATAAGATCTTTCTCCAC ACCAACAGCAAAGCCTTTACTGCCAAGACATCTTGTGTGCGTCGCCGATATCGTGAGTTCGTGTGGCTGAGAAAGCAGCTGCAGAGAAATGCTGGTTTAGT GCCTGTACCTGAACTTCCTGGGAAGTCTACCTTCTTTGGCAGCTCGGATGAGTTCATTGAGAAGCGGAGACAAGGTCTGCAGCATTTCCTGGAAAA GGTACTGCAGAGTGTGGTCCTCCTATCGGACAGCCAGTTACACCTCTTCCTGCAAAGCCAGCTCTCCGTGCCTGAGATCGAAGCCTGCGTCCAGGGCCGAAGTCCCATGACCGTCTCCGATGCCATCCTTCACTACGCTATGTCAAACTGTGGCTGGGTccaggaagagaggcagggcTCTTCTCATCTGGCTAAGGGGGACCAGCCCAAGAG TTGCTGCTTCCTTCCAAGATCGGGCAGGAGGAGCTCCCCCTCACCACCTCCCAGGGAAGAGAAGGACCATTTTGAGGTGTGGGCTCCAGTTGTTGACTCTGCAGCTCCTTCCTTAGAGAGCACCCCCCTCccatctgccccctccccctcaggTTGTGATTTTGCAAGGCCTGAGGAGGGAGCCTCTGCTCCCCAGCCTGTGAGGAGGGCTGTGGGTGGGGACCCTGCTGTGCCTTTGGACCCTGGGCAGTTAGAAACAGTTTTAGAAAAAGGAGCTCTGGTCTGA
- the SNX11 gene encoding sorting nexin-11 isoform X2 has translation MGWSRPGSFVGSTYWLKSVFISRCFLPMGFWFRMLENQEQEEVITVRVQDPRVQNEGSWNSYVDYKIFLHTNSKAFTAKTSCVRRRYREFVWLRKQLQRNAGLVPVPELPGKSTFFGSSDEFIEKRRQGLQHFLEKVLQSVVLLSDSQLHLFLQSQLSVPEIEACVQGRSPMTVSDAILHYAMSNCGWVQEERQGSSHLAKGDQPKSCCFLPRSGRRSSPSPPPREEKDHFEVWAPVVDSAAPSLESTPLPSAPSPSGCDFARPEEGASAPQPVRRAVGGDPAVPLDPGQLETVLEKGALV, from the exons ATGGGTTG GAGCCGGCCTGGATCATTTGTTGGCAGTACATATTGGCTGAAGTCAGTTTTCATTTCAAG ATGTTTTCTTCCAATGGGCTTTTGGTTTAGGATGTTGGAAAACCAAGAGCAGGAG GAGGTGATCACCGTGCGTGTTCAGGACCCCCGAGTGCAGAATGAGGGCTCCTGGAATTCTTATGTGGATTATAAGATCTTTCTCCAC ACCAACAGCAAAGCCTTTACTGCCAAGACATCTTGTGTGCGTCGCCGATATCGTGAGTTCGTGTGGCTGAGAAAGCAGCTGCAGAGAAATGCTGGTTTAGT GCCTGTACCTGAACTTCCTGGGAAGTCTACCTTCTTTGGCAGCTCGGATGAGTTCATTGAGAAGCGGAGACAAGGTCTGCAGCATTTCCTGGAAAA GGTACTGCAGAGTGTGGTCCTCCTATCGGACAGCCAGTTACACCTCTTCCTGCAAAGCCAGCTCTCCGTGCCTGAGATCGAAGCCTGCGTCCAGGGCCGAAGTCCCATGACCGTCTCCGATGCCATCCTTCACTACGCTATGTCAAACTGTGGCTGGGTccaggaagagaggcagggcTCTTCTCATCTGGCTAAGGGGGACCAGCCCAAGAG TTGCTGCTTCCTTCCAAGATCGGGCAGGAGGAGCTCCCCCTCACCACCTCCCAGGGAAGAGAAGGACCATTTTGAGGTGTGGGCTCCAGTTGTTGACTCTGCAGCTCCTTCCTTAGAGAGCACCCCCCTCccatctgccccctccccctcaggTTGTGATTTTGCAAGGCCTGAGGAGGGAGCCTCTGCTCCCCAGCCTGTGAGGAGGGCTGTGGGTGGGGACCCTGCTGTGCCTTTGGACCCTGGGCAGTTAGAAACAGTTTTAGAAAAAGGAGCTCTGGTCTGA
- the SNX11 gene encoding sorting nexin-11 isoform X3, whose product MGFWFRMLENQEQEEYLGGSDELNGRRRISIVKPFLGNEEVITVRVQDPRVQNEGSWNSYVDYKIFLHTNSKAFTAKTSCVRRRYREFVWLRKQLQRNAGLVPVPELPGKSTFFGSSDEFIEKRRQGLQHFLEKVLQSVVLLSDSQLHLFLQSQLSVPEIEACVQGRSPMTVSDAILHYAMSNCGWVQEERQGSSHLAKGDQPKSCCFLPRSGRRSSPSPPPREEKDHFEVWAPVVDSAAPSLESTPLPSAPSPSGCDFARPEEGASAPQPVRRAVGGDPAVPLDPGQLETVLEKGALV is encoded by the exons ATGGGCTTTTGGTTTAGGATGTTGGAAAACCAAGAGCAGGAG GAATACCTTGGGGGTTCTGATGAGCTCAACGGCAGAAGAAGGATATCCATAGTAAAGCCATTCCTGGGAAATGAG GAGGTGATCACCGTGCGTGTTCAGGACCCCCGAGTGCAGAATGAGGGCTCCTGGAATTCTTATGTGGATTATAAGATCTTTCTCCAC ACCAACAGCAAAGCCTTTACTGCCAAGACATCTTGTGTGCGTCGCCGATATCGTGAGTTCGTGTGGCTGAGAAAGCAGCTGCAGAGAAATGCTGGTTTAGT GCCTGTACCTGAACTTCCTGGGAAGTCTACCTTCTTTGGCAGCTCGGATGAGTTCATTGAGAAGCGGAGACAAGGTCTGCAGCATTTCCTGGAAAA GGTACTGCAGAGTGTGGTCCTCCTATCGGACAGCCAGTTACACCTCTTCCTGCAAAGCCAGCTCTCCGTGCCTGAGATCGAAGCCTGCGTCCAGGGCCGAAGTCCCATGACCGTCTCCGATGCCATCCTTCACTACGCTATGTCAAACTGTGGCTGGGTccaggaagagaggcagggcTCTTCTCATCTGGCTAAGGGGGACCAGCCCAAGAG TTGCTGCTTCCTTCCAAGATCGGGCAGGAGGAGCTCCCCCTCACCACCTCCCAGGGAAGAGAAGGACCATTTTGAGGTGTGGGCTCCAGTTGTTGACTCTGCAGCTCCTTCCTTAGAGAGCACCCCCCTCccatctgccccctccccctcaggTTGTGATTTTGCAAGGCCTGAGGAGGGAGCCTCTGCTCCCCAGCCTGTGAGGAGGGCTGTGGGTGGGGACCCTGCTGTGCCTTTGGACCCTGGGCAGTTAGAAACAGTTTTAGAAAAAGGAGCTCTGGTCTGA
- the SNX11 gene encoding sorting nexin-11 isoform X5 codes for MGFWFRMLENQEQEEVITVRVQDPRVQNEGSWNSYVDYKIFLHTNSKAFTAKTSCVRRRYREFVWLRKQLQRNAGLVPVPELPGKSTFFGSSDEFIEKRRQGLQHFLEKVLQSVVLLSDSQLHLFLQSQLSVPEIEACVQGRSPMTVSDAILHYAMSNCGWVQEERQGSSHLAKGDQPKSCCFLPRSGRRSSPSPPPREEKDHFEVWAPVVDSAAPSLESTPLPSAPSPSGCDFARPEEGASAPQPVRRAVGGDPAVPLDPGQLETVLEKGALV; via the exons ATGGGCTTTTGGTTTAGGATGTTGGAAAACCAAGAGCAGGAG GAGGTGATCACCGTGCGTGTTCAGGACCCCCGAGTGCAGAATGAGGGCTCCTGGAATTCTTATGTGGATTATAAGATCTTTCTCCAC ACCAACAGCAAAGCCTTTACTGCCAAGACATCTTGTGTGCGTCGCCGATATCGTGAGTTCGTGTGGCTGAGAAAGCAGCTGCAGAGAAATGCTGGTTTAGT GCCTGTACCTGAACTTCCTGGGAAGTCTACCTTCTTTGGCAGCTCGGATGAGTTCATTGAGAAGCGGAGACAAGGTCTGCAGCATTTCCTGGAAAA GGTACTGCAGAGTGTGGTCCTCCTATCGGACAGCCAGTTACACCTCTTCCTGCAAAGCCAGCTCTCCGTGCCTGAGATCGAAGCCTGCGTCCAGGGCCGAAGTCCCATGACCGTCTCCGATGCCATCCTTCACTACGCTATGTCAAACTGTGGCTGGGTccaggaagagaggcagggcTCTTCTCATCTGGCTAAGGGGGACCAGCCCAAGAG TTGCTGCTTCCTTCCAAGATCGGGCAGGAGGAGCTCCCCCTCACCACCTCCCAGGGAAGAGAAGGACCATTTTGAGGTGTGGGCTCCAGTTGTTGACTCTGCAGCTCCTTCCTTAGAGAGCACCCCCCTCccatctgccccctccccctcaggTTGTGATTTTGCAAGGCCTGAGGAGGGAGCCTCTGCTCCCCAGCCTGTGAGGAGGGCTGTGGGTGGGGACCCTGCTGTGCCTTTGGACCCTGGGCAGTTAGAAACAGTTTTAGAAAAAGGAGCTCTGGTCTGA